A single Dictyoglomus sp. DNA region contains:
- a CDS encoding methionine synthase, giving the protein MKEIKLPILPTTSVGSFPKPDYLVKARNQYTRGLISYSTLHELELKATEEVIKMQEEIGVDILVHGEMERGDMATYFAENLEGFTISGLVRSYGNRYYKKPIVIGKIKRNKPITIDMFKYAQSLTKKPVKGMLTGPYTIADWSFNEYYENKRDLVIDLAEVINKEALDLEIAGALFIQIDEPAVPTHPEEIDIAKEGFKISTRNLKSFLITHICYGDFRPIWKEVINFPVHQFDLEFTNNSDKLYPLIEKNGFPKEKYIAVGVIDVHSHRIESVEEIKARIKEALRYFRPEQMFIDPDCGLKTRTWEEAKSKMLNMVKAVEEVREELIKEGYPSEIIIKMEA; this is encoded by the coding sequence ATGAAAGAGATAAAATTACCTATATTACCTACAACATCTGTGGGAAGTTTTCCAAAGCCCGATTATCTAGTAAAGGCAAGAAATCAATATACAAGAGGATTAATATCTTACTCTACCCTCCATGAGTTAGAACTAAAAGCAACAGAGGAAGTAATAAAAATGCAAGAAGAAATAGGAGTGGATATTCTTGTTCATGGAGAAATGGAAAGAGGAGATATGGCCACCTATTTTGCAGAAAATCTAGAAGGATTTACTATTAGTGGACTAGTTAGATCTTACGGAAACAGATATTATAAAAAGCCTATTGTTATAGGAAAGATAAAAAGAAATAAACCTATAACTATTGATATGTTTAAATATGCTCAAAGTCTTACAAAAAAACCCGTAAAGGGAATGCTCACTGGACCTTATACTATTGCAGATTGGTCCTTTAATGAATATTACGAGAATAAGAGAGACTTAGTAATTGATCTTGCAGAAGTGATTAATAAAGAAGCTTTAGATTTAGAAATAGCAGGAGCTTTGTTTATACAGATAGATGAGCCTGCAGTTCCTACTCATCCTGAGGAAATTGATATTGCAAAAGAGGGATTTAAAATATCCACAAGAAATTTAAAAAGTTTTCTCATCACTCATATATGTTATGGAGATTTTAGACCTATTTGGAAGGAGGTAATAAATTTTCCTGTTCATCAATTTGACTTGGAATTTACAAATAATTCAGATAAACTTTATCCCCTTATTGAAAAGAATGGTTTCCCAAAGGAAAAGTATATAGCAGTAGGAGTTATTGATGTTCATTCCCACAGAATAGAAAGTGTTGAAGAGATAAAGGCTAGAATAAAAGAAGCTTTAAGATATTTTAGGCCTGAACAGATGTTTATAGATCCTGATTGCGGATTAAAGACAAGAACCTGGGAAGAAGCAAAATCTAAAATGCTAAATATGGTAAAGGCAGTAGAAGAAGTAAGAGAAGAGTTAATAAAAGAAGGTTATCCCTCAGAAATAATAATAAAAATGGAGGCCTAA
- a CDS encoding glycosyl hydrolase-related protein, giving the protein MYEEYILKQWGFWLDELYSFTILLRKELSPWYFTNKEEKSCKPIDGWEEIKIGDRWPSQTFPVWFYHLLTLPTDLYNQPIYLSLDFGGEALLYINRKPFFGLNNYHKEVLLAKDQDCKSFEILVEAVPKGLMGQHQYEPKILKAEIFQRDEELYSIFLDFYTLWEVCKTLEDIDLKKSILEILETTLGEIKLPTSFEIFNSRVKETYLTLTELKKLWKMPQLGEIKKTLDEKTRANILEKDRKLKEKLEILKKKYPSQGKVYTIGHSHLDYAWLWPRKETIRKAQRTFSTMLKLMEEFKEFKFLCSSAQIYKDIKENNFYIYEEIKKKIGNGQWIVEGGMWVESDCNLPSGESLVRQILYAQKFFEREFGIRCKIAWLPDSFGFNANLPQILKKAGIEYFATTKLTWNETNRFPYDLFYWKGIDGTRIVSHIFCKKSGYNAEMSPKEILDNWKDYDQRNIYPATIYSFGHGDGGGGPTREMIEKWQRLKNLPHFPELLMESPLKFFENIPENLPTYFGDLYLELHRGTYTTQGRIKRLNRKAENYLFILEALNTISYLKRGKYNQFITELWEKLLRNQFHDILPGSSIREVYEETEKELNEILNENPDINWIFGNKKVIFVFNPTSFPQPLKIELSLSPMEALYTSSGEILPYQEGDKTLIYDSSFLIPPLTYITLEVKEKKEKEFEKDIKIRENVVENKFFILRINEDGTLQIYDKERKREAFKEKGNQIWAFYDIPRNWEAWDIALNYEKFGIEIKEVENIKFLEKGPLRVKIEVTKKFNDSKIKQIYCVYANSPRIDIENEIDWKEKRILLKAFFPINVNSPLSFYEIPYGVYFKTTHENTSWDKAKFEFPVQRFINLSQGDFGISILNNGRYGHSVKENVIGVTLLRSPAIPDFYADLGKHEFTYSILLHGKDWKYITIKEAEELNRPLFVKEIEKGEIIEESIINWNSENIVIGAIKKSEDEKGIILRFAEYFGWEKEIEFSFNFPVKEVYETNLLEENILKLELIENRVQVKVKPYELKTLKIIL; this is encoded by the coding sequence ATGTACGAAGAATATATATTAAAACAGTGGGGTTTTTGGTTAGATGAACTTTATTCTTTTACTATATTACTAAGAAAAGAACTCTCTCCCTGGTATTTTACAAATAAAGAAGAAAAATCTTGTAAACCAATTGATGGATGGGAAGAGATCAAAATAGGGGATAGATGGCCTTCACAAACTTTTCCTGTCTGGTTTTATCATTTATTGACTCTTCCTACTGATTTATATAATCAGCCTATTTATTTATCTTTAGATTTTGGAGGAGAGGCTCTTTTATATATCAACAGAAAGCCTTTTTTTGGTCTGAATAATTATCATAAAGAGGTTTTACTAGCAAAAGATCAAGATTGTAAAAGTTTTGAAATCTTAGTTGAGGCAGTACCCAAAGGATTAATGGGACAACACCAATATGAACCTAAAATTTTAAAAGCAGAGATTTTTCAAAGAGATGAGGAGCTTTATTCTATTTTTTTAGACTTTTACACTTTATGGGAAGTATGTAAAACTCTTGAAGATATAGACTTAAAAAAGTCAATATTGGAAATTCTAGAAACTACTTTAGGAGAAATAAAACTTCCAACTTCTTTTGAGATTTTTAACTCTAGAGTAAAAGAAACTTATTTAACATTAACGGAATTAAAAAAACTATGGAAAATGCCCCAATTAGGAGAAATAAAAAAAACATTAGATGAAAAAACAAGAGCAAATATATTAGAAAAGGATAGAAAATTAAAAGAAAAATTAGAGATATTAAAGAAGAAGTATCCATCACAAGGAAAAGTTTATACTATTGGGCATTCCCATTTAGATTATGCGTGGCTCTGGCCAAGAAAAGAAACTATAAGAAAAGCTCAAAGAACTTTTTCTACCATGCTTAAGCTTATGGAAGAGTTTAAAGAGTTTAAATTTTTGTGTAGCTCTGCACAGATATATAAAGACATAAAGGAAAATAATTTCTATATATATGAAGAGATAAAAAAGAAAATAGGAAATGGCCAATGGATAGTGGAAGGTGGAATGTGGGTAGAAAGTGATTGTAATTTACCTTCGGGCGAATCCTTAGTAAGACAAATTCTTTATGCTCAAAAATTTTTTGAAAGGGAATTTGGAATAAGATGTAAAATTGCTTGGCTTCCAGATTCTTTTGGGTTTAATGCTAATTTACCACAAATTTTAAAGAAAGCAGGGATAGAATATTTTGCTACTACAAAACTTACATGGAACGAAACAAATAGATTTCCTTATGACTTGTTTTATTGGAAGGGAATTGATGGCACAAGGATTGTTTCCCATATATTTTGCAAGAAAAGTGGCTATAATGCAGAAATGAGTCCAAAGGAAATATTAGACAATTGGAAAGATTATGATCAGAGAAATATTTATCCTGCAACAATTTATAGTTTTGGGCATGGAGATGGTGGTGGCGGTCCTACAAGAGAAATGATAGAAAAATGGCAAAGACTAAAAAACCTTCCGCATTTTCCAGAATTATTAATGGAATCTCCTTTAAAATTCTTTGAAAATATACCAGAAAATTTGCCTACATACTTTGGAGATTTGTATTTAGAACTTCATAGGGGGACATATACAACTCAAGGAAGGATAAAAAGATTAAATAGAAAAGCTGAAAATTATTTATTTATTCTAGAGGCTTTAAATACAATTTCATATTTAAAAAGAGGAAAATACAATCAATTTATTACTGAACTTTGGGAGAAGCTATTAAGAAATCAATTTCACGATATTCTTCCTGGTTCCTCTATAAGAGAAGTTTATGAGGAAACGGAAAAGGAACTAAATGAAATTTTAAATGAAAATCCTGATATTAATTGGATTTTTGGAAATAAAAAGGTAATCTTTGTTTTTAATCCTACATCTTTTCCTCAACCCTTAAAGATAGAACTTTCTTTATCTCCAATGGAAGCTTTATATACCTCTTCTGGAGAGATTCTACCCTATCAAGAAGGAGATAAAACTTTAATTTATGACTCTTCTTTCCTCATTCCTCCTTTGACCTATATAACTTTAGAAGTAAAGGAGAAAAAAGAAAAAGAATTTGAAAAAGATATTAAAATTAGAGAAAATGTTGTGGAAAATAAATTTTTTATCTTAAGGATAAATGAAGATGGAACCTTACAAATTTATGATAAGGAGAGAAAAAGGGAGGCATTTAAAGAAAAGGGAAACCAGATCTGGGCTTTTTATGATATACCAAGAAATTGGGAAGCTTGGGATATAGCACTAAATTACGAAAAATTTGGAATAGAAATAAAAGAAGTAGAAAATATTAAATTTTTAGAAAAAGGACCTTTAAGAGTAAAGATTGAAGTGACAAAAAAATTTAATGATTCAAAGATAAAACAGATATACTGTGTTTACGCAAATTCTCCAAGAATAGATATAGAAAATGAGATAGATTGGAAGGAGAAAAGAATTCTTTTAAAAGCTTTCTTTCCCATAAATGTAAATTCTCCCCTTTCTTTTTATGAGATTCCCTATGGAGTCTATTTTAAAACAACTCACGAGAACACATCTTGGGATAAAGCAAAATTTGAATTTCCTGTTCAGAGATTTATTAATCTATCTCAAGGTGATTTTGGAATAAGCATATTAAATAATGGTAGATATGGACATAGTGTAAAAGAAAATGTGATAGGAGTAACCTTATTAAGATCTCCTGCAATACCTGATTTTTATGCTGATTTAGGAAAACATGAATTTACCTATTCTATATTACTTCATGGAAAAGATTGGAAATATATTACTATAAAAGAAGCAGAAGAATTAAATAGACCTCTCTTTGTAAAAGAAATAGAGAAAGGAGAAATAATAGAAGAATCCATTATAAATTGGAATTCGGAAAATATTGTAATAGGAGCTATAAAGAAAAGTGAAGATGAGAAAGGTATAATTTTAAGATTTGCAGAATATTTTGGATGGGAGAAGGAAATAGAATTTAGCTTTAATTTTCCTGTAAAAGAAGTTTATGAGACAAATCTTTTAGAAGAAAATATTTTAAAGTTAGAGTTAATTGAAAATAGAGTACAAGTAAAGGTTAAACCTTATGAGTTAAAAACTTTAAAAATAATTTTATAA
- a CDS encoding Gfo/Idh/MocA family oxidoreductase yields the protein MIRVGIVGAGGIARHLHIPRYKKISDVEVVAIADSDKDRAEILAQEFNIPKIYCNYEEMFEKENLTAISVCTPNYLHAPVTISALNRGIHVLCEKPMATSVKEAEDMVEASKKSGKILMIGQTQRFRPFNSALKRIIEKGELGEIYYARGSLLRRKGIPGIGTWFTTKEMAGGGCLLDIGVHILDIVWWLMGMPKPKFILGNTYANFGPKGLGEGGWNKGAKGKPIFDVEDFAVGFIKFENGATLTIETSWASNIEKDEGNYLILGTLGGAQLNPPKIFKDLENMSSNIEIIEKSTEWGEGEIDHFVECVKENKEPIVTGEQGLTVMKMLMGIYESSEKGIPIEI from the coding sequence ATGATCCGAGTAGGTATTGTTGGAGCTGGTGGAATTGCAAGACATCTTCATATTCCAAGATACAAAAAGATTTCCGATGTAGAAGTTGTAGCTATTGCAGATAGTGATAAAGACAGAGCAGAAATCTTAGCTCAAGAATTTAATATCCCAAAAATCTATTGTAACTATGAAGAGATGTTTGAAAAAGAAAACTTAACTGCTATAAGTGTGTGTACCCCTAATTATCTTCATGCACCTGTTACTATTTCTGCCTTAAATAGAGGGATTCATGTGTTATGTGAAAAACCTATGGCAACTTCTGTAAAAGAAGCAGAAGATATGGTTGAAGCAAGTAAAAAATCAGGAAAAATTTTAATGATAGGACAGACTCAGAGGTTTAGACCCTTTAACTCTGCATTAAAAAGGATTATTGAAAAAGGAGAACTAGGTGAGATTTATTATGCTCGGGGAAGTTTGTTAAGAAGAAAGGGGATTCCAGGAATAGGTACATGGTTTACTACTAAGGAAATGGCAGGAGGAGGATGTCTTTTAGATATTGGAGTGCATATCCTAGACATTGTTTGGTGGCTTATGGGTATGCCAAAACCTAAATTTATTCTTGGAAATACCTACGCAAATTTTGGTCCAAAGGGTTTAGGAGAGGGAGGATGGAACAAGGGTGCTAAGGGGAAACCCATCTTTGATGTGGAAGATTTTGCAGTAGGATTTATAAAATTTGAAAATGGGGCAACTTTAACCATTGAGACTAGTTGGGCTTCTAATATAGAGAAAGATGAAGGAAATTATCTTATATTAGGAACTCTTGGAGGTGCTCAACTAAATCCTCCTAAAATCTTTAAGGATTTGGAGAATATGTCCTCTAATATAGAAATAATTGAAAAATCCACTGAATGGGGAGAGGGAGAGATAGATCACTTTGTTGAGTGTGTTAAAGAAAATAAGGAACCTATTGTAACAGGAGAACAAGGATTAACTGTAATGAAAATGCTTATGGGTATATATGAATCTTCGGAAAAGGGAATTCCTATAGAAATTTAA
- a CDS encoding RNA-binding protein — protein MSKTLYVGNLSWQTTEEDLQKLFSKEGSIESVRLITDRNTGRSKGFAFVETSEETAQKIINNYNGTELDGRKIVVSEAKPKKDRPARNNFRRF, from the coding sequence TTGTCTAAGACACTGTATGTAGGGAACCTTTCATGGCAGACCACAGAGGAGGATCTGCAAAAATTATTTAGCAAGGAGGGATCCATCGAGAGTGTAAGGTTAATAACAGACCGAAACACTGGAAGATCAAAAGGATTTGCTTTTGTAGAAACATCCGAAGAAACAGCTCAAAAAATAATTAATAATTATAATGGAACTGAGCTTGATGGAAGAAAGATTGTAGTTTCAGAAGCAAAACCTAAAAAGGATCGTCCAGCAAGAAATAATTTTCGAAGATTTTAA
- a CDS encoding D-alanine--D-alanine ligase, with protein MIRVGVLIGIKSSESEIAKRTAQNVSSALKSKGYEVIEIPIDENLAENLKKEKINVAFISAHGIYGEDGTVQGLLELLGIPYVGSRVLASALALNKAIAKKIFTYEGIPTPKWINLNKKDLEEKGIKEILKILESFKFPLAIKPSSQGSTIGFSQAKDEESLLISLENAFKYDYEIIIEEFIKGKEITASIFDCEETICFPLIEIIPKSESGVYDYQAKYTPGMSEHIIPARLSPETYKRAQELGVKAHKALGCRHFSRVDMIVEDKTEEIYVLEVNTIPGMTATSLYPEACRAYGIDFPELLHFLIEKALREG; from the coding sequence ATGATTAGGGTTGGAGTATTAATAGGAATAAAATCTTCTGAAAGTGAAATAGCAAAAAGAACTGCCCAAAATGTATCTTCAGCTTTAAAATCGAAAGGCTACGAAGTTATAGAAATTCCTATAGATGAAAATCTAGCTGAGAATTTGAAAAAAGAAAAAATTAATGTTGCTTTCATATCCGCTCATGGAATTTATGGTGAAGATGGCACAGTTCAAGGACTTTTAGAATTGTTAGGAATTCCCTATGTAGGATCTCGAGTATTGGCAAGTGCTTTAGCTTTGAATAAAGCTATAGCTAAAAAAATATTTACCTATGAAGGGATTCCTACCCCAAAGTGGATAAATTTGAATAAAAAGGATCTAGAGGAGAAGGGTATAAAAGAAATTCTAAAAATTTTAGAATCTTTTAAGTTTCCGTTGGCAATAAAACCAAGCTCTCAAGGTTCCACCATAGGTTTCTCCCAAGCTAAAGATGAGGAGAGTCTTCTAATTTCATTAGAGAATGCTTTCAAATATGATTACGAAATTATAATAGAAGAGTTTATAAAAGGAAAGGAAATAACTGCAAGCATCTTTGACTGTGAAGAAACAATATGTTTCCCTTTAATTGAAATAATTCCAAAATCTGAATCAGGAGTTTATGATTATCAAGCCAAGTACACTCCTGGGATGAGTGAACATATTATTCCCGCAAGGCTTTCTCCTGAAACTTATAAAAGAGCACAAGAATTAGGAGTAAAAGCTCATAAGGCTTTAGGTTGCAGACATTTCTCCCGTGTTGATATGATAGTTGAGGATAAAACAGAAGAAATATACGTTTTAGAAGTAAACACTATTCCAGGAATGACAGCTACAAGTCTCTATCCTGAAGCATGTCGAGCCTATGGAATTGATTTTCCTGAATTACTTCACTTCTTAATAGAAAAGGCCTTGAGAGAGGGATGA
- the ppcA gene encoding phosphoenolpyruvate carboxylase: MEIKIPKCMSTQHPDNVTTPFFSESPEIGGDDEITEAYYAFSHLGCDEQMWDCEGKEVDNFVVKKLLTRYDSFFSENVLGKDVFITLRVPNPLFERDEAKILIETLESIPRSYDTARIFYQKDIAPIFEIILPLTTSATCLNRIYWYYRDFVYGKQYIKFRNDDCTIAEWIGDFNPSDIHIIPLFEDWDHILIADQIVKEFLRDKDFKYIRVFFARSDPAMNYGMISAVLLNKIALQRMYKLSEEIGVEIYPIIGVGSAPFRGNMKPSTVERILKEYPSAHTFTIQSAFKYDNSPDEVREAIKKIRSRSKGLPHMVDEERALEIMKKYTQAYRGHIKNLANLINEVAKYVPKRRRRKLHVGLFGYPREVEGIKLPRVITFTAALYSIGIPPEVLGLEVLDKEDIRFLKTVYVNFEEDIFDALSYLDIENNYLPEEIRKSVHKLDFSSFNIEHIKISRKIIEFLKDGKYDNVQEEVLRAAYLRKFLG, from the coding sequence ATGGAAATAAAAATACCTAAATGTATGAGTACTCAACATCCTGATAATGTGACAACTCCCTTTTTTTCTGAAAGTCCAGAAATTGGTGGAGATGATGAAATAACAGAAGCTTATTACGCTTTTTCTCATTTAGGTTGTGACGAGCAAATGTGGGATTGTGAAGGAAAAGAGGTGGATAATTTTGTTGTTAAAAAGTTATTAACTCGTTATGATTCTTTCTTTTCGGAAAATGTTCTTGGTAAGGATGTTTTTATAACCTTAAGAGTACCAAATCCATTATTTGAAAGAGATGAGGCAAAAATACTAATTGAAACTCTTGAAAGTATACCTCGATCTTACGATACTGCAAGAATTTTTTATCAGAAAGATATAGCTCCTATCTTTGAGATTATACTTCCTTTAACCACTTCTGCAACTTGTCTTAATAGAATATACTGGTATTATCGAGATTTTGTCTATGGAAAGCAATATATCAAATTTAGAAATGATGATTGTACTATAGCAGAATGGATAGGAGATTTTAACCCTAGTGATATTCATATTATACCTCTTTTTGAAGATTGGGATCATATATTAATTGCAGATCAAATTGTAAAAGAGTTTCTAAGAGATAAAGATTTTAAATATATAAGAGTATTCTTTGCAAGATCTGATCCTGCAATGAATTATGGAATGATAAGTGCAGTATTGTTAAATAAAATAGCTCTTCAAAGAATGTATAAACTTTCTGAAGAAATTGGAGTTGAAATTTATCCAATTATAGGGGTAGGATCTGCACCTTTTAGGGGTAATATGAAACCCTCTACCGTTGAAAGAATTCTTAAGGAATATCCAAGTGCTCATACTTTTACAATTCAATCTGCATTTAAGTATGATAATTCTCCTGATGAAGTAAGGGAAGCTATTAAGAAAATACGCTCTCGTTCTAAAGGTTTACCTCATATGGTAGATGAGGAAAGAGCTCTTGAAATAATGAAAAAATATACTCAAGCATATAGAGGACATATTAAGAATCTTGCTAACTTAATAAATGAAGTAGCTAAATACGTGCCCAAAAGAAGAAGAAGAAAATTGCATGTAGGACTTTTTGGGTATCCCCGAGAAGTTGAAGGTATAAAACTTCCACGAGTGATTACTTTTACTGCAGCTTTATACTCTATTGGTATACCACCTGAGGTTTTGGGGTTAGAGGTTTTAGATAAAGAAGATATAAGATTTTTAAAGACCGTTTATGTAAATTTTGAGGAAGATATCTTTGATGCTCTTAGTTATCTTGATATAGAAAATAATTATTTGCCTGAGGAAATTAGAAAAAGTGTTCATAAACTTGACTTTTCTTCTTTCAATATAGAGCACATCAAAATTTCTAGAAAAATTATAGAATTCCTTAAAGATGGAAAATATGATAATGTTCAGGAAGAGGTTCTAAGAGCTGCTTATCTTAGAAAATTCTTAGGATAA
- a CDS encoding FGGY family carbohydrate kinase — protein sequence MYILTIDLGTTNFKIFLWNREGKIIFKKFFPTPFNKDYSISPFILKNYLDKTFEILENRRKKLVGIAISGMGESGLLIDYHGNPLTDIFSWLDIRGEKEIKILEKIGKDRIFEITGLKISPKYSLAKILWVKENLKDIWKKRYKWLNVVDYLNYLLTGNFITDYTLASRMLLFDIKNKTWSKEIIDLCNLDISLLPCINFAGNIIGEILPSWQEKYSLPAVPVILGGHDHPIGSISLSLSYKVLLDSWGTAEALFLSIPFPLLNKDIGKKGFSVGYIFKENYYLIAGIHFSGGIRNWIKEKLKWNIPRSFDKPTNIFFFPYILGRNIPFPNPNTKGVFYGIDINTEISELKKAIWEGLFFETKIIIEELRGLGFPIEKIIVCGGMTRYKNLLELKSNILSIPLLISKDRELTSKGTAYLVAKRVFPQEFQKYFLVNEFDKILPSFKSRLYQEKFEKYKELVNKIFIENF from the coding sequence ATGTATATTTTAACTATAGATCTGGGAACAACAAACTTTAAAATCTTTCTTTGGAATAGAGAAGGAAAAATCATCTTTAAAAAATTTTTTCCTACTCCTTTTAATAAAGATTATTCTATATCTCCGTTTATACTAAAAAATTACTTAGATAAAACTTTCGAAATCTTAGAAAATCGAAGAAAAAAACTTGTAGGAATAGCTATCTCAGGAATGGGAGAATCAGGCCTTCTAATTGATTATCACGGAAATCCATTAACAGATATATTTTCATGGTTGGATATACGAGGAGAAAAAGAGATTAAGATATTAGAAAAAATAGGTAAAGATAGGATATTTGAAATTACAGGATTAAAAATATCTCCAAAATACTCTTTAGCAAAAATTCTTTGGGTTAAAGAAAACTTAAAAGATATCTGGAAAAAGAGATATAAGTGGTTAAATGTGGTTGATTATTTAAATTATCTTTTAACAGGAAATTTCATAACAGACTATACTCTTGCAAGTAGAATGTTGTTATTTGATATAAAAAATAAGACCTGGTCGAAAGAGATCATTGATCTATGCAATTTAGATATTTCTCTACTTCCTTGCATTAACTTTGCTGGGAATATAATAGGAGAAATATTACCTTCTTGGCAAGAAAAATACTCTCTCCCAGCTGTTCCTGTTATCTTAGGTGGACATGATCACCCTATAGGTAGTATCTCTTTATCTTTATCTTATAAAGTTCTTTTAGATTCGTGGGGTACTGCTGAAGCTTTATTCTTATCTATCCCTTTTCCTCTTTTAAACAAAGATATTGGAAAGAAAGGTTTTTCTGTAGGTTATATCTTTAAAGAAAATTATTATCTTATCGCAGGAATTCATTTTTCAGGAGGTATAAGGAATTGGATCAAGGAAAAATTAAAATGGAATATTCCTCGGAGTTTTGATAAACCTACAAATATATTTTTCTTTCCTTATATTTTAGGAAGAAACATTCCTTTTCCTAATCCTAATACAAAAGGGGTATTCTATGGAATTGATATAAATACTGAGATTTCTGAACTTAAAAAGGCTATATGGGAAGGTTTATTTTTTGAAACTAAAATCATTATTGAAGAGTTAAGAGGTTTAGGTTTTCCCATAGAAAAAATTATTGTTTGTGGGGGAATGACAAGATATAAGAATTTGTTAGAATTGAAGAGTAATATTTTAAGTATTCCCTTATTAATATCAAAAGACAGGGAATTAACAAGTAAAGGTACTGCCTATTTGGTAGCAAAAAGAGTATTTCCTCAAGAATTTCAAAAATATTTTTTAGTCAACGAATTTGATAAAATACTTCCTAGTTTTAAATCTAGATTATATCAAGAAAAATTTGAAAAATATAAAGAGTTAGTAAATAAGATTTTTATAGAAAACTTCTAA
- the purB gene encoding adenylosuccinate lyase, protein MLDRYCRKELKEIWSDENRYSLWLKVELAFLKARAFYGEIPTEIVEDIEKKAKFSVEEIREIEKETNHEVIAFLSNVSQYVGKGSEYIHQGLTSSDIMDTAFSLQILSSLSYIEQDILILLDILKEKALEYKDLPMIGRTHGMHAEPITLGFKFLGWWSELERDLERLKRARENIRFGKFSGVVGTLAHIEPKVEVKACEILGLKPEPVATQVIPRDRHAEVMYSLAMLATTLERIAQEIRHLQRTEVGELEEPFREKQKGSSAMPHKRNPILSERICGLARVIRGYLITALENIPLWHERDISHSSAERVIFPDATSLLDYLLNLMINIIKDLKINKEKIWKNLEMNQGVFYSQNLLIALTEKGIPRDIAYSWIQEDSFRSMNDNISFKEVVLKDERIINKLSKEEIEKCFSLDIFLKNIDIIYNRVWNTKRLEEENLGEMVG, encoded by the coding sequence ATGCTAGATAGATATTGCAGAAAGGAATTAAAAGAAATTTGGTCTGATGAGAATAGATATAGTCTTTGGCTTAAAGTAGAGTTAGCCTTTTTGAAGGCGCGTGCTTTTTATGGAGAGATTCCTACAGAAATAGTAGAAGACATAGAAAAAAAAGCAAAATTTTCTGTCGAAGAAATAAGAGAAATAGAAAAAGAAACAAATCATGAAGTAATAGCCTTTTTGAGTAATGTTTCTCAATATGTAGGGAAAGGCTCTGAATATATCCATCAGGGTCTAACTTCCTCAGATATTATGGATACAGCTTTTTCCTTACAAATTCTCTCTTCCTTAAGTTATATTGAACAAGATATTCTAATTCTTTTAGATATTCTAAAAGAGAAAGCATTAGAATATAAAGATCTTCCCATGATTGGAAGAACTCATGGGATGCATGCTGAACCTATAACTTTGGGTTTTAAATTTTTAGGTTGGTGGTCAGAATTAGAAAGAGATTTAGAAAGACTTAAAAGAGCAAGAGAAAATATAAGATTTGGTAAATTTTCAGGAGTTGTAGGAACTTTAGCTCATATAGAACCAAAAGTTGAGGTAAAAGCTTGTGAAATTTTAGGACTTAAACCCGAACCAGTAGCAACCCAAGTTATTCCTAGAGATAGACATGCAGAAGTTATGTATAGTTTAGCAATGCTTGCTACTACTCTAGAAAGAATTGCTCAAGAAATAAGACATTTGCAGAGAACTGAAGTAGGTGAATTAGAAGAACCTTTCAGAGAAAAACAAAAAGGATCTTCTGCTATGCCTCATAAGAGGAATCCTATATTATCTGAAAGAATATGTGGTTTGGCAAGAGTAATAAGAGGGTATTTAATAACTGCCTTAGAAAATATTCCCCTCTGGCATGAAAGAGATATAAGTCATTCTTCTGCGGAAAGAGTTATTTTCCCTGATGCTACTTCTTTATTAGATTATCTTTTAAATCTTATGATTAATATTATAAAGGATCTAAAGATTAATAAAGAAAAAATATGGAAAAATTTAGAAATGAACCAAGGAGTGTTTTATTCACAAAATCTTTTAATTGCCTTAACAGAAAAAGGGATTCCAAGAGACATTGCATATTCTTGGATTCAAGAAGATTCCTTTAGATCAATGAATGATAATATTTCTTTTAAAGAGGTAGTATTAAAAGATGAGAGAATAATAAATAAATTATCTAAGGAAGAAATAGAAAAATGTTTCTCTTTAGATATTTTTTTAAAGAATATAGACATAATTTATAATAGAGTTTGGAATACCAAAAGATTGGAGGAAGAAAATCTTGGGGAAATGGTGGGTTAA
- the purS gene encoding phosphoribosylformylglycinamidine synthase subunit PurS, with translation MGKWWVKLEIFLKEGILDPQGNTINSALHSLGFEEVEEVRMGKILKLKMEGETEEEVRDKVKRMSEIFLANPVTENFEIKVEKICE, from the coding sequence TTGGGGAAATGGTGGGTTAAATTAGAAATATTTTTAAAAGAAGGAATCCTAGATCCTCAAGGTAATACTATTAATTCTGCACTTCACTCTCTGGGTTTTGAGGAAGTAGAGGAGGTTCGTATGGGAAAAATTTTGAAACTTAAGATGGAAGGGGAAACTGAAGAAGAAGTTAGAGATAAAGTAAAAAGAATGAGCGAAATTTTTTTAGCAAATCCTGTAACAGAGAATTTTGAGATCAAGGTAGAAAAGATATGCGAGTAG